In Holophagales bacterium, one DNA window encodes the following:
- a CDS encoding DUF883 family protein produces MTDTSKTIDRAKDAVVDAFDDTRDRLDSGLDAARERFEELADDVSEKAGATRREVRRRAEAARAFAKDKLGSAKEGLRQGYDRVRKDVGELSTDVNEYVRDNPGKSILIAAAVGFAIGLLVRGRRDD; encoded by the coding sequence ATGACCGACACCAGCAAGACCATCGACCGCGCCAAGGACGCCGTCGTCGACGCGTTCGACGACACCCGCGACCGTCTCGACAGCGGGCTCGACGCCGCGCGCGAGCGTTTCGAGGAGCTCGCCGACGACGTCTCCGAGAAGGCCGGGGCCACCCGCCGCGAGGTCCGGCGCCGCGCCGAGGCCGCCCGCGCCTTCGCCAAGGACAAGCTCGGCTCCGCCAAGGAGGGGCTGCGCCAGGGCTACGATCGCGTGCGCAAGGACGTCGGCGAGCTTTCCACCGACGTCAACGAGTACGTGCGCGACAACCCGGGCAAGTCGATCCTGATTGCCGCCGCGGTCGGCTTCGCCATCGGCCTGCTGGTGCGCGGTCGCCGCGACGACTGA
- a CDS encoding metallophosphoesterase, whose product MRRLLHLSDVHFGPHHAPEAAAAALDLVARRRPDLVVVSGDLTQRAKPRQFVEARRFVDRIHALGVPSIAVPGNHDVPLYRVWERLFAPYGAYRRHFDRELEPAFADDELHVVGLNTAFNWTFKNGRLRLARLGTLGEQLAAVPATRCRIVVAHHPLVPAPGFGDRTVLRNALAATRRFAASGVEMVLSGHLHQAFVTGSDEWYPGSGERVLLVHSGTSSSYRGRGAERRRMTCNWIEVDAGEIRVTPLRYEPAGAFAPLGELRAPRRVVPTPV is encoded by the coding sequence GTGCGCCGCCTCCTCCACCTCTCCGACGTCCACTTCGGCCCGCACCACGCACCGGAAGCCGCCGCGGCGGCGCTCGACCTCGTGGCGCGCCGGCGTCCCGACCTGGTCGTCGTCTCGGGCGACCTGACGCAACGCGCCAAGCCGCGCCAGTTCGTCGAGGCACGACGCTTCGTCGACCGGATCCACGCCCTCGGCGTACCGTCGATCGCCGTGCCGGGCAACCACGACGTGCCGCTCTACCGCGTCTGGGAGCGCCTCTTCGCGCCCTACGGCGCCTATCGCCGGCACTTCGACCGCGAGCTCGAACCGGCCTTCGCCGACGACGAGCTGCACGTCGTCGGACTCAACACCGCCTTCAACTGGACCTTCAAGAACGGCCGACTGCGGTTGGCGCGCCTCGGCACGCTCGGCGAGCAGCTCGCGGCCGTCCCGGCGACACGCTGTCGCATCGTCGTCGCCCACCACCCGCTCGTTCCCGCTCCCGGCTTCGGCGATCGCACCGTGCTGCGCAACGCGCTCGCCGCAACTCGCCGGTTTGCCGCCTCCGGCGTCGAGATGGTGCTCTCCGGGCATCTCCACCAGGCGTTCGTCACCGGCAGCGACGAGTGGTACCCGGGCAGCGGCGAGCGCGTCCTGCTGGTTCACAGCGGCACCTCGAGCTCCTACCGCGGTCGCGGCGCCGAGCGGCGACGGATGACCTGCAACTGGATCGAGGTCGACGCCGGCGAGATCCGCGTCACGCCGCTGCGCTACGAGCCGGCAGGCGCCTTCGCCCCGCTCGGCGAGCTGCGGGCCCCCCGCCGCGTCGTCCCCACCCCGGTCTGA
- a CDS encoding DUF2007 domain-containing protein: MSDAWETVRVVGTEEEAALLAGFLEESDIPSEVESLRFHQEPVNFGSLGEVRVKVPADRLEEAEAVLAAREESFAASGDDESGESEETPKE; the protein is encoded by the coding sequence ATGTCCGACGCATGGGAGACCGTCCGGGTGGTCGGCACCGAGGAAGAGGCGGCGTTGCTCGCCGGATTCCTCGAAGAGTCCGATATCCCGTCCGAGGTCGAGTCGCTGCGCTTCCATCAGGAGCCGGTGAACTTCGGCAGTCTCGGCGAGGTCCGCGTCAAGGTGCCCGCTGACCGACTCGAGGAGGCCGAGGCAGTGCTCGCGGCGCGCGAGGAGTCGTTCGCCGCCAGCGGCGACGACGAGTCCGGCGAGAGCGAGGAGACGCCGAAGGAATGA
- a CDS encoding serine/threonine protein kinase, with protein MSPLVAGSQLARYRIVRPLGAGAMGEVYLAEDPQIDRQLAIKTVRIEEGKAGEVEERKRRLLREARAAGRLLHPNIVALFDAGEDQGVLFLAFEYVAGADLAKRMEQGPPLTLGEALGLVRQAADGLDFAHQQGIVHRDIKPSNLLINRTGQLKIADFGIARMTDQTSELTMTGSVVGSPHYLSPEQIRGEELDGRSDVFSLGVVLYELLSRRRPFNGETLTTLVYQILHQEPNALVLRRPDLTPRLESLVRRMLAKDRNQRFASAREVVAEIGRLERELDPVLLAGPAAPSDDPEALQATMRMPSGAVPSPGSGAFVPPPPPSTGVAPAPQPLAAAASPTAATQAGGRKTGLIVGLAIAAAVLLVGGGLVGRAWLSGRPSPPQAGQPGGPAVEPPTIPTGTPTEVPPPHAVVIERPTPPTFGGVATTTPLEPTATPPATPAYPTATPRYRPTVAPPTPEPTPEPTATPEPTAERVEVDREIESGLALSFQITPDDTIVRVDKTVLGEAAEWNSKKKEGRVYQLPGAGEYVVRLIKDGMRDVRIRVKAQAGRGGVTTIVHTMGSRASGPSVSQEAKRRLRVSEGVNLKIDPDGAEVAVDGQPLGTARDFRGTFGRKSLQLAGGEHRVVISAPGYVALELVVEVSPSAPDRKQTVEAKLARQ; from the coding sequence ATGAGCCCGCTCGTCGCCGGAAGCCAGCTCGCGCGCTACCGGATCGTCCGCCCGCTCGGCGCCGGAGCGATGGGTGAGGTCTACCTTGCCGAGGACCCGCAGATCGACCGCCAGCTGGCGATCAAGACGGTCCGCATCGAAGAGGGCAAGGCCGGCGAGGTCGAAGAGCGCAAGCGCCGCCTGTTGCGCGAGGCGCGCGCCGCCGGTCGCCTCCTCCACCCGAACATCGTCGCGCTCTTCGACGCCGGCGAGGACCAGGGCGTCCTCTTCCTCGCCTTCGAGTACGTCGCCGGGGCCGACCTCGCCAAGCGGATGGAGCAGGGTCCGCCGCTCACCCTCGGCGAGGCGCTCGGGCTCGTCCGCCAGGCCGCCGACGGGCTCGACTTCGCCCATCAGCAGGGGATCGTCCACCGCGACATCAAGCCGAGCAACCTGCTGATCAACCGCACCGGCCAGCTCAAGATCGCCGACTTCGGCATCGCCCGGATGACCGACCAGACGAGCGAGCTGACGATGACCGGCTCGGTGGTGGGAAGCCCCCACTACCTCTCGCCCGAGCAGATCCGCGGCGAGGAGCTCGACGGACGCAGCGACGTCTTCTCGCTCGGCGTGGTCCTCTACGAGCTGCTCAGCCGGCGCCGGCCGTTCAACGGCGAGACGCTCACCACGCTCGTCTACCAGATCCTGCACCAGGAGCCGAACGCTCTGGTGCTGCGCCGACCCGACCTCACGCCGCGGCTCGAGTCGCTGGTGCGGCGGATGCTCGCCAAGGACCGCAACCAGCGCTTCGCCTCCGCTCGCGAGGTGGTCGCCGAGATCGGGCGGCTCGAGCGCGAGCTCGATCCCGTCCTGCTCGCCGGACCCGCCGCACCCAGCGACGACCCGGAGGCGTTGCAGGCGACGATGCGCATGCCCTCGGGAGCCGTTCCGAGCCCGGGCAGCGGCGCGTTCGTTCCCCCGCCCCCGCCTTCCACCGGAGTCGCGCCGGCGCCGCAGCCGCTCGCCGCAGCCGCGTCACCGACCGCGGCGACCCAGGCCGGCGGGCGCAAGACCGGGTTGATCGTCGGGCTGGCCATCGCCGCCGCGGTGCTGCTCGTCGGCGGCGGACTGGTCGGTCGAGCCTGGCTCTCCGGCCGTCCCTCGCCGCCGCAGGCCGGGCAACCGGGCGGACCGGCGGTCGAGCCGCCGACGATCCCCACCGGCACGCCCACCGAAGTGCCACCGCCGCACGCCGTGGTGATCGAGCGGCCGACCCCGCCGACCTTCGGTGGCGTCGCCACGACGACCCCGCTCGAACCGACCGCCACGCCTCCGGCAACCCCGGCCTACCCGACGGCGACCCCGCGCTACCGACCGACCGTGGCGCCACCGACCCCCGAGCCGACGCCCGAGCCGACAGCGACCCCCGAGCCCACCGCCGAGCGGGTGGAGGTCGACCGGGAGATCGAGAGCGGGCTCGCCCTGTCGTTCCAGATCACCCCCGACGACACGATCGTCCGCGTCGACAAGACCGTTCTCGGCGAAGCCGCGGAATGGAACTCGAAGAAGAAAGAGGGGCGCGTCTACCAGTTGCCGGGAGCGGGCGAGTACGTCGTGCGGCTGATCAAGGACGGCATGCGCGACGTGCGGATTCGGGTCAAGGCGCAGGCGGGTCGCGGCGGCGTGACCACCATCGTCCACACGATGGGCAGTCGTGCCTCGGGACCGTCCGTCTCGCAGGAGGCCAAACGGCGACTGCGCGTGAGTGAAGGGGTGAATCTCAAGATCGACCCGGACGGGGCCGAAGTGGCGGTCGACGGCCAGCCGCTCGGCACGGCACGCGATTTCCGCGGCACGTTCGGACGCAAGTCGCTGCAGCTTGCCGGCGGCGAGCACCGCGTGGTGATCTCCGCTCCCGGCTACGTCGCACTCGAGCTCGTCGTCGAGGTCTCGCCGTCGGCCCCCGACAGAAAGCAGACGGTCGAGGCGAAGCTCGCCCGGCAGTGA
- a CDS encoding inorganic pyrophosphatase — protein sequence MSADPVSSGAVSPVFDLLPWLQRASCRRLDNGLLLCRLDNPQAPLVTTALFYRAGTGDEQAGQGGVAHFLEHMMFKGSAAFGPGEIDRVTQALGGANNAFTSHDLSVYYFSFAADRWERALELEADRMRALRLDPDEVASERQVILEEIDMYADEPWDSLELAVLAALFAGHPYGRPVLGTAEELASVGPEELGAFHRRYYGPDNAVLVVAGELDERAEARVEEHFGTIAPRDPARVPVGPASPPDRLQRLERRHGETARALLALPAPGADSAEHAALRLLAAALGSGRASRLQRRLVEQDPLCLGVNVNLAESATDGYLAIAAEVLPGVEPARVEATLMAEPRSRARGTARRRRDRPRPPGAARRLGDRSRAHPPAGALGRHRSRPLRPPSSGAFARGDPRLRGRDASRRRPPPPRPGARRGARMVPAMSHDDFPAPTAGPTWEQLASLFRPHPWHGVPLGDEAPDKVTVYVEIVPTDTVKYELEKATGLLHIDRPQKYSNLCPTLYGLLPQTYCGDEVGALCSRRAGLDGIVGDGDPLDVCVLAEKSIPRGDVLLHAVPIGGLRMIDHDEADDKIVAVLAGDAVYGGLTDISQCPPALIDRLQHYFLTYKQAPGDEPRVSIAGVYGREEAHEVIACCRRDYDRRYGALRDLLEHARRP from the coding sequence ATGTCCGCCGACCCGGTGTCGTCCGGCGCCGTGTCGCCCGTCTTCGACCTGCTGCCCTGGCTGCAGCGGGCGAGCTGCCGTCGCCTCGACAACGGCCTGCTGCTCTGCCGACTCGACAACCCGCAGGCACCGCTGGTCACCACCGCGCTCTTCTACCGCGCCGGCACCGGCGACGAGCAGGCGGGACAGGGCGGAGTCGCCCATTTCCTCGAACACATGATGTTCAAGGGCTCGGCCGCCTTCGGTCCCGGGGAGATCGACCGCGTCACCCAGGCGCTCGGCGGGGCCAACAACGCCTTCACCAGCCACGATCTGTCGGTCTACTACTTCTCCTTCGCCGCCGACCGCTGGGAGCGCGCTCTCGAGCTCGAAGCCGACCGGATGCGCGCCCTGCGCCTCGACCCCGACGAGGTGGCGAGCGAGCGCCAGGTGATCCTCGAAGAGATCGACATGTACGCCGACGAGCCGTGGGACTCCCTCGAGCTCGCCGTGCTCGCGGCCCTCTTCGCCGGGCATCCCTACGGCCGACCGGTGCTCGGCACCGCCGAGGAGCTCGCCAGCGTCGGACCGGAGGAGCTCGGCGCCTTCCACCGGCGTTACTACGGACCGGACAACGCCGTCCTGGTGGTCGCCGGCGAGCTCGACGAGCGCGCCGAGGCGCGCGTCGAGGAGCACTTCGGGACGATCGCGCCACGGGACCCGGCGCGGGTCCCCGTCGGCCCGGCCTCTCCCCCCGATCGCCTGCAACGGCTCGAGCGGCGTCACGGCGAGACGGCGCGGGCACTCCTCGCCCTGCCGGCCCCCGGCGCCGACTCCGCCGAGCACGCCGCCCTCCGTCTGCTCGCCGCCGCTCTCGGCTCCGGCCGGGCCAGCCGGCTGCAGCGACGGCTCGTCGAGCAGGACCCGCTCTGCCTCGGCGTCAACGTCAATCTCGCCGAGAGCGCGACCGACGGCTATCTCGCCATCGCCGCCGAGGTCCTGCCGGGCGTCGAGCCGGCCCGGGTCGAGGCGACCCTGATGGCCGAGCCTCGCTCGCGTGCGCGAGGCACCGCTCGCCGACGACGAGATCGCCCGCGCCCGCCAGGTGCTGCTCGCCGACTGGGCGATCGGTCACGAGCGCATCCACCAGCAGGCGCTCTCGGCCGGCACCGCTCTCGCCCTCTTCGACCTCCATCATCCGGAGCGTTCGCTCGCGGCGACCCTCGCCTGCGAGGCCGGGACGCTTCAAGACGTCGCCCGCCGCCGCCTCGACCCGGAGCGCGGCGCGGTGCTCGGATGGTCCCTGCCATGAGCCACGACGATTTCCCCGCCCCGACCGCCGGACCGACCTGGGAACAGCTCGCCTCGCTCTTCCGTCCCCACCCGTGGCACGGCGTGCCGCTGGGCGACGAGGCGCCCGACAAGGTCACGGTCTACGTCGAGATCGTGCCGACCGACACGGTCAAGTACGAGCTCGAGAAGGCCACCGGCCTGCTGCACATCGACCGGCCGCAGAAGTACTCCAACCTCTGCCCGACCCTCTACGGCCTCCTGCCGCAGACCTACTGCGGCGACGAGGTCGGAGCGCTCTGCAGTCGCCGCGCCGGCCTCGACGGGATCGTCGGCGACGGCGACCCGCTCGACGTCTGCGTGCTCGCCGAGAAGTCGATCCCGCGCGGCGACGTGCTGCTCCACGCGGTGCCGATCGGCGGGCTGCGGATGATCGACCACGACGAGGCCGACGACAAGATCGTCGCGGTGCTCGCCGGCGACGCCGTCTACGGCGGCCTCACCGACATCTCGCAGTGTCCACCCGCGCTGATCGACCGGCTGCAGCACTACTTCCTCACCTACAAACAGGCGCCGGGCGACGAGCCGCGCGTCTCGATCGCCGGCGTCTACGGCCGGGAGGAGGCGCACGAGGTCATCGCCTGCTGCCGCCGCGACTACGACCGGCGCTACGGCGCCTTGCGCGACCTGCTCGAGCATGCCCGCCGGCCCTGA
- a CDS encoding insulinase family protein — translation MPAGPDGPPAAPAWQVRVRRVDGAPLVAVRAWVRGGARAEAIPGQAYLAGRLLAEGTRQHDWHAIAARSESRGMVLQAFGGFEAHGVAVDALARDWERAVDDLAELLLEASFPEDRAELLKTQALGELESQADQADALTAREFLAQLYAPHPRGRPLQGEPAAIRSLSAADAASFHRGALAWGGVLTMTGALDDAAAAERLEQLRRALPTGSSAPPRPSPPPSGPAPRREFKTRANDQAHLFLGHLTVDRSHPDLPALEVLGVLLGSGPGLSGRIPARVREREGLAYAASAEAAAGAALDPGRLVCYVGTSPETVEQAERAVREELDRLLADGATATEVADAKSYLLGREPFRRETARQWADLLGLATLSALPFDDPEWPNARTRAVTPEAVAEAARRHLHPELLRVTVGLPGDSAEERD, via the coding sequence ATGCCCGCCGGCCCTGACGGACCGCCGGCGGCGCCGGCCTGGCAGGTTCGCGTGCGCCGGGTCGACGGAGCGCCGCTCGTCGCCGTGCGCGCCTGGGTGCGCGGCGGGGCGCGCGCCGAGGCGATCCCGGGGCAGGCCTACCTTGCCGGTCGCCTTCTCGCCGAAGGCACCCGACAACACGACTGGCACGCGATCGCCGCGCGCTCCGAGTCGCGCGGCATGGTGCTGCAGGCGTTCGGCGGCTTCGAAGCGCACGGCGTCGCCGTCGACGCGCTCGCCCGCGACTGGGAGCGGGCCGTCGACGATCTCGCCGAGCTGCTGCTCGAAGCGTCCTTTCCCGAGGATCGCGCCGAGCTGCTGAAGACCCAGGCGCTCGGCGAGCTCGAGAGCCAGGCGGACCAGGCCGATGCGCTGACGGCGCGGGAGTTCCTCGCCCAGCTCTACGCTCCCCATCCGCGTGGCCGACCGCTCCAGGGTGAGCCGGCCGCGATCCGTTCGCTCTCCGCAGCCGACGCGGCCTCGTTCCACCGGGGGGCTCTCGCCTGGGGCGGAGTGCTCACGATGACCGGCGCGCTCGACGACGCCGCGGCCGCCGAGCGTCTCGAGCAGTTGCGGCGAGCCCTGCCGACCGGCTCCTCCGCACCTCCGCGGCCCTCGCCCCCACCGAGCGGCCCGGCCCCGCGTCGCGAGTTCAAGACGCGAGCGAACGACCAGGCCCACCTCTTCCTCGGCCACCTGACGGTGGACCGCTCTCACCCGGACCTGCCGGCGCTCGAGGTGCTCGGGGTGCTGCTCGGCTCCGGACCCGGCCTCTCGGGTCGCATCCCGGCACGCGTCCGGGAGCGGGAGGGGCTCGCCTACGCCGCCTCGGCCGAAGCCGCCGCGGGGGCCGCGCTCGACCCCGGACGGCTGGTCTGTTACGTCGGGACCTCGCCGGAGACCGTGGAGCAGGCCGAGCGGGCCGTGCGCGAAGAGCTCGACCGGCTGCTTGCCGACGGCGCCACGGCGACGGAGGTGGCCGATGCCAAGTCGTACCTGCTCGGACGCGAACCGTTCCGGCGCGAGACGGCACGGCAGTGGGCTGACCTGCTCGGCCTCGCCACCCTCTCCGCTCTGCCGTTCGACGATCCGGAGTGGCCCAACGCACGCACCCGGGCGGTGACGCCCGAAGCGGTCGCCGAGGCCGCCCGCCGGCACCTCCATCCGGAGCTGCTGCGGGTCACCGTGGGTCTGCCCGGAGACTCGGCGGAGGAGCGCGACTAG